CGGAGGCGACAACCCCGTCTACCAGGTCGGGAGCAAGTCCTTCGTGTACTTCCGAACGCCGCGACCCGACGCCGTCGATCCCGGGACCGGCGAACGCTACGACGACGTCATCATCATCTGGGTCTCCTCCGAGCACGACAAGCATGCACTCGTCGACGATCCCGACTCGCCATTCTTCACCACCCGCCACTTCGACGGGCATCCCTCCGTGCTCGTCCGGGCCGGCCGCCTCGGCGAGATCGACCGCGACGAGATCGTCGAGCTGGTCCAGGAGGCGTGGCTGTCAAGAGCGTCCCGGCGTCGCGCCAACGCCTGGCTGGCCGACCAAGGCCTACCACTGATCGAATGACGCCCACCCGAGCGCTCGATCGTCGCATCGCGAACGTCGCGGGCGAGGTCCACCGAACCACGTCAGTTTGAGTGACTGCTTGGGCAGTGCTGTCGTACCCCATGCCCGGGTGAAGTCTGGTGGCAACTCGCCCTCGATGTGGGCACGCAGTGCCAGCTGCGCGAACAGTCCGAGGGGCGTGATGCGCGCACGACCGACGTCGTGCATGTCACCGTCCCACTCCGCGACACCGAACTCCACGCACAGGCCGACGACCAGACCGACGACGGCGTTCTGCACCTTCCATGGGAGGCGGACGCCCCGCGTGAGCCGTCCGGCCTCACGGCCGATGGTCTCGGCGACGTCGGCGAGGTCGACCTCGCCGGCGTGCCAGCAGCTGCACGATGAGGAACGGCACGCTCACCCACGGACCGGACAGACGAGGGTCGCAATCGAGGTCGGCGATTTCGGTGAATGCAACGAGGCTCTCACCCAGGGGTTGCCGGCTGCGGGACATGACGGCTCCTTCCAAGCATCGGGTCCCCGCAGCTTCACGAAGATCGCCTGACAGCGCCGCCCGCACACGTCAGGGGCTGTGGACGAACGGGGCTGCGCTGATCCTCGGATTCACCACAGCGCGTCACCGACGAGGCGCCGGTGCGCTGCCGAGCCCTGCGTCCGGGTGCAGGTCGTCGTACGGCTCGCCGTCGACGATTGCGTCGGCCACCGCCGTCCCGATCCACGGCGCCAGCTTGAACAGGTTGTGCCCGGCGACGATGTGGACGTTGCCCTCCTGCCACACCGCGAGTCCGTCGTCGCCCCACGGCAACCTGGTGATCCAGCAGGCGCGGGACCCGACAGGCTGCGGCTCGAGGCCCGGCAGCGCTCGGCGGACGTAGTCGCAGGTCTCCTGCCGTGCCCGTGCGAACGCGTCGGCATCCGCGACACCCCCATCGTCGGTGACCGCGATCGGCCTGCTCAGCCCGACCGCGTAGGCGCGGCCGCCGGGCTGCCGGCTGCCGTACGCGCTGACGTGGCTGAACCGTCCGCTGGCGTCCTGCAGGCAGGCCGACTTCGCTACCAGAC
The DNA window shown above is from Euzebyales bacterium and carries:
- a CDS encoding MmcQ/YjbR family DNA-binding protein, which produces MHLGAAAPATVEDVHNAARAMPQVTVERAGGDNPVYQVGSKSFVYFRTPRPDAVDPGTGERYDDVIIIWVSSEHDKHALVDDPDSPFFTTRHFDGHPSVLVRAGRLGEIDRDEIVELVQEAWLSRASRRRANAWLADQGLPLIE